A stretch of Polypterus senegalus isolate Bchr_013 chromosome 3, ASM1683550v1, whole genome shotgun sequence DNA encodes these proteins:
- the LOC120525177 gene encoding SPRY domain-containing protein 4-like, with product MAACSRLLSLGIRVLAQRVPWQGHSWLQETAQLVRVRRHGACRFLAQLTPRNNIKFKLDEKTAHSSLELFKKDTGVLYYMLGVDPTKVPANPERFREWAVVFGDTAITTGRHYWEVSVCKSQEFRIGVADSDMSREDCVGTNNSSWVFGYTHRKWYAMTTNEMVPVSLVGKPDRVGLLLDYDGQKLALVDPEKQSIIHVMTANFKTPICPAFALWDGELVTHTGLQIPDSL from the exons ATGGCTGCATGTAGCCGCTTGTTAAGTTTGGGGATTCGAGTTTTGGCGCAGCGTGTCCCATGGCAGGGACATTCCTGGTTACAGGAGACGGCTCAGCTTGTACGAGTACGCAGGCATGGCGCTTGTCGCTTCCTTGCGCAACTAACTCCGAGAAACA ACATTAAATTTAAGCTGGATGAGAAGACGGCACATAGCAGTCTTGAACTCTTCAAGAAAGATACAGGAGTGTTATACTACATGCTGGGTGTGGATCCAACGAAGGTGCCTGCTAACCCAGAGCGTTTTCGTGAATGGGCAGTAGTTTTTGGTGATACAGCTATTACAACAGGCCGTCACTACTGGGAGGTATCGGTTTGCAAGTCTCAAGAATTTCGTATTGGAGTTGCAGATTCTGACATGTCTAGAGAGGACTGTGTTGGAACTAACAATAGCTCTTGGGTTTTCGGCTATACACACCGAAAATGGTATGCAATGACAACTAATGAGATGGTGCCTGTTTCTTTGGTTGGAAAGCCTGACAGGGTTGGGCTCCTTTTGGACTATGATGGACAAAAATTAGCACTAGTGGATCCAGAAAAGCAATCCATTATCCATGTTATGACAGCAAATTTCAAAACCCCAATTTGTCCTGCTTTTGCACTTTGGGATGGAGAGCTGGTAACTCACACAGGACTGCAAATACCCGATAGCCTTTAA